The following coding sequences lie in one Spinacia oleracea cultivar Varoflay chromosome 1, BTI_SOV_V1, whole genome shotgun sequence genomic window:
- the LOC110777659 gene encoding uncharacterized protein produces the protein MRPPTPSEVYYKGHAKENGEFVDETSRKVWADFQSKKSTNLEDENPKTENELFLEALGGWKNGRVYGHGNAIDNFYVKPNNDPSFKKVRNELVTNLTSNVELLSSKNLEQAKEIEETKVVLDETTTKLNETEKKLDETTRQLKETTDAMKAMQAQILFLTENVILPQP, from the exons ATGCGTCCGCCTACTCCATCCGAGGTGTATTACAAAGGCCATGCTAAAGAGAATGGTGAATTCGTGGACGAGACGTCACGAAAAGTTTGG GCTGATTTTCAAAGCAAAAAATCTACCAACTTGGAGGATGAGAATCCTAAAACAGAGAACGAGTTATTTTTGGAAGCCTTAGGTGGATGGAAGAATGGGAGAGTGTATGGTCATGGAAATGCTATTGACAACTTTTATGTGAAACCAAACAACGACCCAAGTTTCAAGAAAGTGCGGAATGAGCTAGTGACTAATTTGACAAGTAATGTTGAACTACTCTCTTCGAAAAATTTGGAACAAGCGAAGGAGATTGAAGAAACAAAGGTGGTCCTAGatgaaacaacaacaaagctCAATGAAACAGAAAAAAAGCTTGATGAAACAACAAGACAACTTAAAGAAACAACAGATGCTATGAAGGCTATGCAAGCTCAGATTCTTTTCCTAactgaaaatgtcattttacccCAACCTTGA